The following proteins are co-located in the Poecile atricapillus isolate bPoeAtr1 chromosome 2, bPoeAtr1.hap1, whole genome shotgun sequence genome:
- the VIRMA gene encoding protein virilizer homolog: protein MAADAATELLFLDTFKHQSAEQSTNIDVVRFPCVVYINEVRVIPPGVRAHTSLPDNRAYGETSPHSFQLDLFFNNVSKPSAPVFDRLGSLEYDENTSIIFRPNAKVNTDGLVLRGWYNCLTLAIYGSVDRVITHERESPPPPPPPPPPPQQQPGLKRNPKHVDGEKEDQFNGSPPRPQPRGPRTPPGPPPPDDDEDEPMPVSVVGEKEDDVDHREDYFEPISPDRTSIHQESQYSDDGEVEEDQPEEGEDDDDVDVEEDEDEDDDDDDDDDGHTVESIADEEEEEEEEDDEDEEEGEEEEEGDGDDGYEQISSDEDVIADLERETFKYPSFDIEYTPEDLASVPPVTYEPFEKELGPLLYFSCPYKSVFENEVAKIKDQDQEKEGSGAVEGSFKLTELLELYQEERGAKWVTALEEIPSLIVKELSYLLVKDTKQDYITQLVDWTLQALNLQVALKQPIALNVRQLKAGTKLVSSLAECGTQGIMALLQAGVINVLFELLFADHVSSSLKLNAFKALDSVISMTEGMEMFLRGGTDAHEKSGYQKLLELILLDQTVRVVTAGSAILQKCHFYEILSDIKKVVDQLAENTPPLPNHTEPEQDQDLSGLERTNQEYENDVEAPMDMDHLLESSNISEGDMEKLVSLLEEIFHLMETAPHTMIQPPVKSFPTMARITGPPERDDPYPVLFRYLHSHHFLECITLLLSLPVTGAHPGVLQAIRDILRFLAQSQKGLLFFISEHEATNLLVRALCQFSDPEQEEGLQSDGSNEDTFALWLLHSTQTLQCISELFCHFQRCTASEETDHSDLLGTLHNLYLITFNPVGRSAVAHVFSLEKNLQSLITLMEYYSKEALGDSKSKKSVAYNYACILVLLVVQSSSDVQMLEQHSAPLLKLCKADENNTKLQELSKWLEPLKNLRFEINCIPNLIEYIKQNIDSLMTPDGVGLPTALRVLCHIACPPPLVEGQQKDLKWNLAVIQLFSSEGMDTFIRVLQKLNSILIQPWRLHVNMGTTLHRVTTISMARCTLTLLKTMLTELLRGGSFEFKDMRVPAALVSLHMLLCSIPLSGRLDSDEQKIQNDIVDILLTFTQGVNEKLTISEETLANNTWSLMLKEVLSSILRIPEGFFSGLILLSELLPLPLPMQTTQVIEAHDIAVALNTRKLWSMHLHVQAKLIQEIVRSFSGSSCQPIQHMLRRICVQLCDLASPTALLIMRTVLDLIVEDLQSNTEDKEKQYTGQTTRLLALLDALASHKACKLAILHLISGTTKGDEKYAEVFQELLSLMRSAGDNVTHQQCAEYVTSLLQSLCDQDIALILPSSTEGSVSELEQLSNSLPSKELMPLICDCLMETLTNSESSYSCLLTCIRTMMFLTEHDYGFYHLKSSLRKHNNALYTVLKRVITSFSKDTGELASSFLDFMRQILNSDTLGCCGDDGSLMETDGSHSGRTLGLTTAELKHLLQNKEETPENLLLDLEKHVMDRSKEDDGLESLLDNIVGVRQMLESAGDSCPLSDQDIEPTLSAPDSLQNLFNNRTTYVLADVMDDQLKSMWFSPFQAEEIDTDLDMVKVDLIELSEKGCSDFDLQAELERSFLSEPSSPGRTKTTKGFKLGKHKHETFITSSGKSEYIEPAKRAHVVPPPRGRGRGGFGQGIRPHDIFRQRKQNTSRPPSMHVDDFVAAESKEVVAPDGIPPAKRPPKVSQKISSRGGFSGNRGRGAFHSQNRFFTPPASKGNYSRREGARGSSWSAQSTPRGTYNDSRGGQSNFNRGPLPPLRPLSSAGYRPSPRDRASRGRGGIGPSWTSANSSSSGGSRGKFVSGGSGRGRHVRSFTR from the exons atggcggcggATGCCGCCACCGAGCTGCTGTTCCTGGACACGTTCAAGCACCAGAGCGCGGAG CAAAGTACCAATATTGATGTGGTCCGTTTTCCATGTGTGGTTTACATAAACGAAGTCCGAGTCATTCCTCCAGGAGTGAGAGCTCACACAAGTTTGCCTGACAACAGAGCTTATGG GGAGACATCCCCCCATTCATTTCAACTGGACTTGTTTTTCAACAATGTTAGCAAACCAAGTGCCCCTGTTTTTGATCGGCTAGGAAG CCTTGAATATGATGAAAACACTTCAATTATTTTTAGGCCAAATGCAAAG GTCAACACAGATGGATTGGTTCTTAGAGGGTGGTACAATTGTCTGACTTTGGCAATATATGGCTCAGTTGACAGGGTAATAACTCATGAGAGAGAGTCACCTCCTCCACCACCCCCTCCGCCTCCACCTCCCCAGCAACAGCCTGGATTGAAAAGGAATCCAAAACATG TTGATGGAGAGAAAGAAGACCAGTTCAATGGCAGTCCTCCAAGACCACAACCCAGGGGACCAAGGACACCTCCAGGCCCTCCTCCTcctgatgatgatgaggatgaacCTATGCCAGTGTCAG tggttggggaaaaagaagatgaTGTGGACCATAGGGAGGATTACTTTGAGCCGATTTCTCCTGATCGAACATCCATTCATCAAGAAAGCCAGTATTCTGATGATGGAGAAGTAGAGGAAGATCAACCAGAAGAAggggaggatgatgatgatgtggatgttgaggaggatgaggatgaggatgatgacgacgatgatgatgatgatggtcaTACAGTAGAGAGCATTGCCgatgaggaagaagaggaggaggaagaagatgatgaagatgaagaagagggtgaagaggaggaagaaggtgATG GAGATGATGGCTATGAGCAGATTTCAAGTGATGAAGATGTAATTGCTGATCTGGAACGTGAAACATTTAAGTATCCAAGCTTTGATATTGAATATACTCCTGAGGATCTGGCATCTGTGCCTCCTGTGACATATGAACCTTTTGAAAAGGAGCTTGGACCTCTTTTATACTTCAGCTGCCCTTACAAGAGTGTATTTGAAAATGAAGTTGCTAAAATTAAGGACCAAGATCAAGAAAAAGAAGGTTCAGGGGCAGTGGAAGGCTCATTTAAATTAACTGAACTGTTGGAATTATATCAGGAGGAAAGGGGTGCAAAGTGGGTCACTGCATTAGAAGAAATTCCAAGTTTAATAGTAAAAGAATTGAGCTACCTGCTGGTGAAAGACACAAAGCAAGACTATATTACCCAGCTAGTAGACTGGACCCTGCAAGCTTTAAACCTTCAGGTGGCTCTCAAACAGCCCATTGCTTTGAATGTTCGACAGCTGAAAGCTGGGACCAAATTGGTATCTTCATTAGCAGAATGTGGGACTCAAGGAATAATGGCACTCTTGCAGGCAGGAGTTATTAATGTGTTGTTTGAACTGTTGTTTGCAGATCATGTATCATCTTCCCTTAAACTTAATGCTTTTAAAGCTTTGGATAGTGTCATTAGTATGACTGAGGGAATGGAAATGTTTCTAAGAGGTGGCACAGATGCACATGAAAAAAGTGGTTATCAGAAACTCCTGGAACTCATACTGTTGGATCAGACTGTGCGAGTTGTTACAGCTGGTTCCGCAATTCTCCAGAAATGTCACTTCTATGAGATTCTGTCAGACATTAAAAAGGTGGTAGATCAGTTAGCAGAGAACACTCCTCCTCTTCCTAATCACACCGAACCGGAACAGGACCAGGACTTGTCAGGACTTGAAAGAACCAACCAAGAATATGAAAATGATGTGGAAGCTCCTATGGACATGGATCATCTTTTAGAATCTTCTAATATAAGTGAAGGAGACATGGAAAAACTTGTTAGTCTTCTTGAAGAGATCTTTCATTTGATGGAAACTGCTCCTCACACAATGATTCAGCCACCTGTGAAATCTTTCCCGACCATGGCACGCATTACAGGCCCTCCAGAAAGGGATGATCCTTACCCTGTCCTGTTTAG atatctTCATAGTCACCATTTCTTGGAATGCATTACGTTGCTACTGTCTCTTCCAGTGACAGGTGCACATCCAGGTGTGCTTCAGGCTATCCGAGATATATTGCGTTTCCTGGCACAGTCACAGAAGGgtcttcttttctttatttctgagCACGAAGCAACAAACTTGTTGGTTAGAGCACTTTGTCAGTTTTCTGATCCAGAACAAGAGGAAGGTCTGCAGTCAGATGGATCCAACGAGGACACTTTTGCCCTGTGGCTCCTCCATTCAACACAGACATTGCAGTGCATTTCAGAATTGTTCTGTCACTTCCAGCGGTGCACAGCCAGCGAGGAGACTGACCACTCAGATCTGCTGGGAACACTTCACAACCTTTACTTGATCACCTTTAACCCTGTGGGAAGATCTGCTGTGGCTCATGTAttcagtctggaaaaaaatctccaaagtCTTATTACTTTAATGGAGTACTATTCCAAAGAAGCTTTAGG AGATTCAAAGTCTAAGAAGTCAGTTGCTTATAATTATGCCTGCATCCTTGTTTTGCTGGTGGTACAATCTTCCAGTgatgtccaaatgctggaaCAGCACTCAGCACCTTTGCTGAAGCTTTGTAAAGCAGATGAAAATAACACCAAGTTGCAAG agctcAGCAAGTGGCTTGAACCTTTGAAAAATCTTAGATTTGAAATAAATTGTATTCCAAATCTTATTGAATATATCAAGCAG AATATTGACAGTTTGATGACCCCAGATGGAGTTGGTCTTCCCACTGCACTTCGTGTTCTTTGTCATATTGCATGCCCACCACCTCTGGTAGAAG GTCAACAGAAGGACCTTAAATGGAATCTTGCAGTTATTCAGCTCTTCTCTTCTGAGGGAATGGACACCTTCATCCGGGTGTTACAGAAGCTGAACAGCATCCTTATTCAGCCTTGGCGACTCCACGTCAACATGGGCACCACGCTGCATAGAGTTACTACCATTTCCATGGCCCGCTGTACACTTACTCTCCTTAAAACAATGCTAACAGAACTGCTGCGGGGTGGATCCTTTGAATTCAAGGACATGCGTGTTCCTGCAGCACTCGTTTCCTTACACATGCTCCTCTGCTCCATTCCTCTCTCAGGCCGCTTAGATAGCGATGAACAAAAAATCCAGAATGACATTGTTGATATCTTACTGACTTTTACACAAGGTGTTAATGAAAAACTTACCATTTCTGAGGAAACTCTGGCGAACAATACTTGGTCTTTAATGCTGAAGGAGGTTCTCTCATCAATTTTGAGAATTCCTGAAGGCTTTTTCTCTGGACTTATATTGCTTTCCGAATTGTTGCCTCTTCCACTGCCCATGCAGACTACTCAG GTAATTGAAGCCCATGATATTGCAGTGGCACTCAACACCAGGAAGCTGTGGAGTATGCACCTCCACGTGCAGGCCAAGCTGATACAAGAGATCGTTCGATCTTTCTCCGGTTCGTCTTGCCAGCCCATTCAGCATATGTTGAGGCGGATTTGTGTTCAGCTGTGTGACTTGGCTTCACCTACTGCTCTTCTCATCATGAGGACGGTATTGGATCTAATTGTAGAAGACCTCCaaag CAACACAGAAGATAAAGAGAAGCAGTACACTGGACAGACCACTCGACTGCTTGCTTTATTGGATGCCCTGGCTTCACATAAAGCTTGTAAATTGGCTATTTTGCATCTTATCAGTGGAACTACTAAAGGAGATGAAAAATATGCAGAGGTTTTCCAGGAGCTCTTGTCTTTGATGCGATCAGCTGGGGACAATGTCACTCATCAACAGTGTGCTGAATATGTAACTTCCCTTTTGCAGTCCCTCTGTGATCAG GATATTGCACTTATTTTACCAAGTTCAACAGAAGGCTCAGTGTCTGAATTAGAGCAGCTTTCCAACTCCTTACCAAGCAAAGAGCTGATGCCCTTAATTTGTGATTGTCTGATGGAAACATTAACAAATTCTGAGAGCAGTTACAGTTGTCTGCTGACATGCATCCGAACAATGATGTTCCTTACAGAGCATGATTATGGCTTCTACCACTTGAAGAG ctcTCTAAGAAAACACAACAATGCTCTGTACACTGTATTAAAGCGAGTAATAACTAGTTTCAGCAAAGACACAGGTGAACTGGCCTCTTCATTTTTGGATTTTATGCGACAGATTCTTAACTCTGATACGCTG GGATGTTGTGGAGATGATGGAAGCCTTATGGAAACAGATGGATCCCATTCAGGCAGAACACTGGGTCTTACCACTGCAGAGTTAAAACATCTACTGCAGAACAAAGAAGAAACCCCAGAAAACCTGCTTCTTGATCTGGAGAAACATGTTATG GATCGTTCTAAGGAAGATGATGGCCTTGAATCCTTACTGGACAACATTGTCGGAGTAAGACAGATGTTGGAATCAGCGGGTGATTCTTGTCCACTGAGTGACCAAGATATTGAACCTACTCTTTCGGCACCAGACTCTCTTCAGAATTTGTTTAACAACAG GACTACGTACGTGTTGGCAGATGTGATGGATGACCAGCTGAAGTCCATGTGGTTCTCACCCTTTCAGGCTGAAGAAATAGACACTGACCTGGATATG GTAAAAGTTGACTTAATTGAACTGTCAGAGAAGGGCTGCAGTGACTTTGACTTGCAAGCTGAATTGGAGAGGTCATTTTTGTCAGAACCATCATCTCCTGGACGCACAAAAACCACAAAGGGGTTCAAGCTTGGCAAGCACAAGCATGAGACCTTCATAACTTCAAG TGGGAAATCTGAGTACATAGAGCCTGCAAAGAGAGCTCATGTTGTGCCACCAcccagaggaagaggaaggggaggaTTTGGACAAGGAATTCGACCGCATGATATCTTCCGTCAGAGGAAACAGAACACAAGCAGGCCACCCTCCATGCATGTGGATGATTTtgttgctgcagagagcaaAGAAGTGGTTGCTCCAGATGGGATACCACCAGCCAAAAGGCCACCAAAAGTGTCACAGAAGATTTCTTCACGTGGTGGGTTCTCAGGGAATCGTGGACGAGGAGCTTTTCACAGTCAGAACAGGTTTTTTACACCACCTGCTTCAAAAG GAAATTACAGTCGTCGTGAAGGTGCTCGCGGCTCAAGTTGGAGTGCACAGAGTACACCCAGGGGAACCTACAATGACAGTAGAGGTGGTCAAAGCAATTTTAACAGGGGTCCGCTGCCACCACTGAGACCATTAAGTTCAGCAG GCTACCGACCGAGTCCTCGCGATCGTGCTTCCAGAGGCCGTGGAGGAATTGGACCGTCTTGGACAAGTGCTAATAGTAGTAGCAGTGGTGGCTCAAGAGGGAAATTTGTTAGTGGAGGCAGTGGAAGAGGTCGTCATGTACGTTCCTTCACACGATAA